One Paenibacillus sp. FSL H7-0737 DNA segment encodes these proteins:
- a CDS encoding GNAT family N-acetyltransferase, producing the protein MHQNDRIITRLRKEPLKNVSLLKMLTSFHEVMESHLVEQGNQWGVLLLLPASAYAYDHRVYPQADYIVFMDYSSPDVFPALFQFLPPQANFVFKLQDLNYKKALSSHFSMEKVRGFYSYSTAEGQIYPKDEDVVISHVVDDRLIPLWAANHYTKDEIEDYFQNGAFSVSIFLDDNPVSTCLAFRNEETIWEIGAVHTLESSQRNGYAKKVVQTAIQETLERGFIPRYHVLETNQASIRLAESIGLVPCVQLEHWINYSQ; encoded by the coding sequence ATGCACCAGAATGACCGAATTATAACCAGATTGCGCAAAGAACCGTTAAAGAATGTCAGTTTATTAAAAATGCTAACCTCATTCCATGAAGTCATGGAGTCTCATCTTGTGGAGCAAGGAAATCAATGGGGTGTTTTATTGCTTCTTCCTGCTTCAGCGTACGCATATGATCATAGAGTATATCCTCAAGCGGATTACATCGTATTTATGGATTACAGCAGCCCAGATGTATTTCCGGCTCTGTTTCAATTCCTGCCTCCGCAAGCAAATTTTGTTTTTAAACTGCAAGACCTGAACTATAAAAAGGCATTATCATCACATTTTTCAATGGAGAAAGTCCGGGGGTTCTACTCATACAGTACAGCTGAGGGACAAATCTATCCGAAGGACGAAGATGTTGTTATCAGTCATGTGGTTGACGACAGATTAATTCCGCTGTGGGCCGCTAATCATTACACGAAAGACGAAATAGAAGACTATTTTCAAAACGGGGCTTTTTCCGTGTCAATTTTCCTAGACGACAATCCGGTCAGTACCTGCTTAGCGTTCCGTAATGAAGAAACCATCTGGGAAATCGGCGCTGTACATACTTTAGAATCCTCTCAAAGAAACGGGTATGCGAAAAAGGTGGTCCAAACCGCCATACAAGAAACGTTAGAACGAGGGTTTATTCCACGCTATCATGTGCTTGAAACAAATCAAGCTTCCATTAGACTAGCTGAATCTATTGGACTCGTTCCTTGTGTACAGCTTGAACACTGGATTAACTACAGCCAATAA
- a CDS encoding DUF4190 domain-containing protein has protein sequence MSYGPNENQNYYPPPPPPTPMNGKSIAGFVLGVLSIIVPYIGFLLGIVAVILSALSLKEIRIRYEQGRGLAIAGLVCGIVGTLLYAILILFFIIFIYAAASYTPY, from the coding sequence ATGAGTTATGGGCCAAACGAGAATCAAAACTATTATCCTCCCCCGCCTCCACCAACACCGATGAATGGTAAGTCAATCGCTGGTTTCGTCTTAGGAGTGCTTTCCATAATTGTTCCTTATATCGGATTTTTGTTAGGGATTGTAGCGGTTATTCTGTCTGCCCTATCCCTTAAAGAAATACGGATTCGGTATGAGCAAGGAAGAGGCTTAGCTATTGCGGGTCTGGTATGCGGGATTGTCGGCACTCTACTTTACGCCATATTAATTTTATTTTTTATTATTTTTATATACGCAGCAGCAAGTTACACCCCCTACTGA
- a CDS encoding response regulator, whose amino-acid sequence MNILIADDERVIREGIKRTIRSIYPDYCVHVAASTEEAVKIMEEQSIHIVLTDILMPGMNGLEFMRISKRRYPYVKWVVISAHSEFAYAQEAVRLGARDYLLKPIGKSKLLEIISNLSLEIEQDHKLIKDEDRLRSSLKYLREGVFQRLASGFNLGNLDISQLIEDHQYFYLILLQMDAGDKNIRIEHFIVENVLTELIERDGSGFVVSYDRQSLLGLITLREEAKLESFLEDGRTYLKQYLRTPFQMIHSGLSYDINTVPQIVTSLREAVNSQALDLTPAKGSGEKAIDIALQYVKEHYYEDLTLEKIASVVFLNPVYFSQLFKQKTGQGYKEYVTSLRLEQAKLLLVNSKLKVAEIAERIGYQDMRHFTQMFRKRFLVTPTEYRQQLNNGTY is encoded by the coding sequence GTGAACATTCTCATAGCTGATGATGAACGGGTGATCCGAGAAGGCATTAAGCGCACTATAAGAAGTATCTATCCAGATTATTGTGTACATGTTGCTGCGTCGACAGAAGAAGCTGTCAAGATTATGGAGGAACAGTCCATCCATATCGTCTTAACAGATATTCTTATGCCCGGTATGAATGGCCTAGAGTTCATGAGGATTTCTAAGCGGCGGTATCCTTATGTCAAATGGGTGGTCATCTCTGCACACAGTGAGTTCGCCTATGCGCAGGAGGCCGTTCGTCTTGGAGCGAGAGATTATCTACTTAAGCCGATCGGCAAAAGCAAGCTACTTGAGATTATTAGTAACTTATCGCTAGAAATAGAGCAGGATCATAAGCTTATTAAAGATGAAGACCGATTAAGGTCAAGTCTGAAATATTTAAGAGAAGGTGTATTTCAGAGGCTCGCTTCTGGTTTTAATCTCGGTAATTTAGACATCAGCCAATTAATAGAAGACCATCAATATTTCTATTTGATTTTGCTGCAAATGGATGCGGGTGATAAAAACATTCGGATAGAACATTTTATTGTAGAGAATGTGTTAACTGAGCTGATAGAGCGGGACGGGAGCGGGTTTGTGGTCAGTTATGACCGACAGAGTCTGCTGGGATTAATCACCTTAAGGGAAGAAGCAAAATTAGAATCTTTTCTGGAAGATGGGCGGACCTATTTGAAGCAATATTTAAGAACACCTTTCCAAATGATCCATTCCGGACTTAGCTACGATATAAATACTGTCCCTCAGATCGTAACGAGCTTAAGAGAGGCGGTGAATTCGCAAGCATTGGATTTAACGCCAGCGAAAGGTAGTGGCGAAAAAGCAATCGACATCGCATTGCAATATGTAAAGGAACACTATTACGAAGACCTTACTTTGGAAAAGATTGCTTCCGTTGTATTTCTGAATCCGGTCTACTTCAGTCAATTATTTAAACAGAAGACGGGTCAAGGCTATAAAGAATATGTGACATCCTTACGATTGGAGCAAGCGAAGCTGCTGCTAGTAAACTCGAAGCTTAAGGTGGCAGAAATCGCCGAACGTATTGGATATCAGGACATGCGACATTTTACACAGATGTTCCGCAAGCGGTTCCTCGTAACTCCTACGGAGTATCGTCAGCAGCTTAACAATGGAACCTATTGA
- a CDS encoding cache domain-containing sensor histidine kinase, whose protein sequence is MRNSFHSIHHRLFLLFLFCMSSILLIVSLLYYNRTTVQFHEKISDLSQKNVAQTADLFSLLYKGYDSLSKSLSNNFELIRLINETSTEPAVAYINEQTITNILGAIFYSRDDLVGIHVITDKGKIYNYGNYMNVVDPEYMKEDWYHQLQASSGKMVWLGVYEHSLIDQVEDSPVFAFGRQIYDLNEHKPIGIVLYETNPKPVLDALDNVKLGEHSQVYLMSQDGRFVSSAEDQEPDLTQLPSLQNSQNVVVEQTANRLLVASKLSFSGWWVLSITPNRDLNVELVEMKRYLFIVFSILVLVSTFIASIVSRTISLPLKKVIREMKQVEIGNFRGMVNVSSYQEINILVASFNRMVSRIEELIERVKLSSVSEKNAELHALQSQVNPHFLYNTLDMIYWMLDEEGNEQLGELVLSLSSMFRYSSHWEVDVEVTLREELEQIGHYLNIISIRLEGRLRIEINIDERWLEVRLPKMTVQPVIENAVKHGLESLDRQGILKVSILEETGVLNIVVQDNGKGMDAEKLNALVESLDRPTTKENGKMGIGLQNLHRRLQHMFGESYGLVIRSLPGEGTEVAIMLPIPQEGEHSREHSHS, encoded by the coding sequence TTGAGAAACAGCTTTCATTCCATCCACCATCGATTGTTTTTGCTGTTTCTTTTTTGCATGTCTAGCATTCTATTAATTGTGAGTCTGCTCTATTACAACCGGACAACCGTACAGTTTCATGAGAAAATAAGTGATTTGTCGCAGAAGAATGTCGCTCAGACAGCGGATCTATTCAGCTTACTGTACAAAGGGTATGATAGTCTCTCTAAATCACTCAGTAATAACTTTGAATTGATACGTTTGATTAATGAGACAAGCACAGAGCCCGCGGTAGCTTACATCAATGAACAGACAATTACCAATATTTTGGGAGCTATATTTTATTCTCGGGATGATCTCGTAGGTATTCATGTCATTACAGATAAAGGTAAGATCTATAATTACGGAAACTATATGAATGTGGTTGATCCCGAATATATGAAGGAAGATTGGTACCATCAGCTGCAAGCTTCCTCCGGTAAAATGGTCTGGCTCGGCGTCTATGAACATTCTCTTATCGATCAAGTGGAGGATAGCCCTGTGTTTGCGTTCGGCCGTCAGATTTACGATCTCAATGAACACAAACCGATTGGCATTGTTCTGTACGAGACGAATCCGAAGCCTGTTCTGGATGCGTTGGATAATGTGAAGCTGGGTGAGCATAGCCAGGTGTATTTAATGTCGCAGGATGGACGATTCGTATCCTCTGCCGAAGATCAGGAACCAGATTTAACTCAGCTCCCGTCTTTGCAGAACTCCCAGAATGTTGTGGTTGAACAGACAGCCAATCGTCTGCTTGTCGCTTCTAAACTGTCCTTCTCAGGTTGGTGGGTGCTTAGTATCACACCTAATCGCGATTTAAATGTAGAGCTGGTAGAGATGAAACGGTATCTTTTCATTGTATTTTCGATTCTTGTTCTCGTCTCTACTTTTATAGCTTCTATTGTTTCACGAACGATTTCTTTGCCGCTTAAAAAGGTGATTCGAGAGATGAAGCAGGTGGAGATCGGTAATTTTCGGGGAATGGTGAATGTTTCTTCTTATCAAGAGATTAATATTCTTGTTGCTTCGTTTAATCGGATGGTTAGCCGAATCGAAGAACTAATCGAGCGGGTAAAACTATCTTCCGTTAGTGAGAAGAATGCTGAGCTTCATGCCTTGCAATCTCAAGTGAACCCACATTTTCTATACAATACTCTGGATATGATTTATTGGATGCTGGATGAGGAAGGGAATGAGCAACTAGGTGAACTTGTTCTCTCGCTATCTTCGATGTTCCGGTACAGCAGTCATTGGGAAGTTGATGTAGAAGTCACGCTAAGAGAAGAACTGGAACAAATCGGGCACTATCTAAATATTATTTCTATCCGGTTGGAAGGTCGTCTACGGATTGAGATAAATATAGATGAACGATGGCTTGAGGTTCGCCTTCCCAAGATGACTGTACAACCGGTCATTGAAAATGCTGTAAAACATGGCTTGGAATCGCTCGATCGTCAAGGTATTCTGAAGGTGAGTATACTTGAAGAAACTGGAGTGCTGAACATCGTCGTTCAAGATAATGGCAAAGGTATGGATGCAGAGAAGCTGAATGCGCTGGTGGAATCCTTGGATCGACCTACAACGAAAGAAAATGGAAAAATGGGGATCGGTCTTCAAAATCTGCATCGGCGGCTCCAGCATATGTTCGGAGAATCCTATGGTCTTGTGATTCGAAGCTTACCTGGAGAAGGAACCGAGGTTGCTATCATGCTGCCGATTCCGCAGGAAGGAGAGCATAGTCGTGAACATTCTCATAGCTGA
- a CDS encoding carbohydrate ABC transporter permease: MRNVKKGLVYLLFAIPVVTQLYPLLWLMLYSLKTNEEILGGSFFSFPKVFQWHNYSEAYKSGSYLKYLSNSVVVTGVTMIFVILLSSMVAYAISRFRWRYGNLVMTIFLMGMMIPMQATLLPLMIIFKNMHILNTHLSLILPYVAFSTPIAVFILSGFMKSIPHEIEESAFIDGASVYRIFRTIILPVSVPPVMTVCILTFINIWNEYILAATFISSEKLKTLPFGVYTFVSQYSVNYGNIGAFLVMGALPVILIYFFLSNQITKGMVAGAVKG; this comes from the coding sequence ATGCGGAATGTCAAGAAAGGACTCGTGTATCTTCTCTTTGCGATTCCTGTCGTTACCCAGCTATATCCTCTGCTATGGCTAATGCTCTATTCCTTGAAGACCAACGAAGAGATTTTGGGAGGAAGTTTTTTCTCATTTCCTAAAGTATTTCAGTGGCATAACTATAGCGAGGCTTATAAGTCAGGTAGCTATCTAAAGTATTTATCTAACAGTGTAGTGGTTACCGGTGTAACAATGATCTTCGTCATCCTGCTTAGTTCGATGGTAGCTTACGCGATCTCACGGTTCCGTTGGCGTTACGGCAACTTGGTCATGACGATCTTCTTAATGGGGATGATGATCCCCATGCAGGCCACCTTGCTTCCGCTGATGATCATTTTCAAAAATATGCATATTCTGAATACACACTTATCACTCATATTGCCTTATGTAGCTTTTTCAACCCCAATAGCGGTGTTCATATTAAGTGGCTTTATGAAGAGCATTCCGCATGAAATTGAAGAATCAGCCTTTATTGATGGGGCGAGCGTATATCGGATCTTCCGCACGATCATTCTTCCGGTATCTGTCCCACCTGTAATGACTGTATGTATTCTAACGTTCATCAACATTTGGAATGAGTATATCTTAGCGGCCACCTTCATTTCCTCCGAGAAATTGAAGACCTTGCCCTTTGGTGTGTACACATTCGTTAGTCAGTATTCTGTAAACTATGGGAATATCGGTGCATTTCTAGTGATGGGTGCGTTACCCGTCATTTTAATCTATTTCTTCTTATCCAATCAGATTACAAAAGGAATGGTGGCGGGCGCAGTAAAAGGATAA
- a CDS encoding carbohydrate ABC transporter permease: MKVLKVPARTIAVFVLPCLLLYVCLVFAPILVSFYTGLLQWDGITTTKTFAGLANFKEMFFHDPVFWPSVKRTLLYAVASMVEIPFCLLMAILLNRYVRKGNTLVSIYFTPVILSVVIIGQLWKTIYDPVSMGGMLNGVLISLGLDSWTHNWITEPKIAMFALYAVSLWQYFGYHLLIQYTGVQNIPDELYEAAKIDGADGFKADRYITFPLIIPIFKISIVLAFIGSLQAFDLVMVMTAGGPAHATDVISTHMYNSSFLSFKYGYGSAIASFLVILCLVFTASINTIFNKLEKKFS, translated from the coding sequence ATGAAGGTACTAAAGGTTCCAGCGCGCACAATCGCCGTCTTCGTGTTACCTTGCCTGCTTTTGTATGTGTGCTTGGTGTTTGCTCCTATCCTAGTATCCTTTTATACAGGATTGCTGCAATGGGACGGAATTACGACTACGAAAACATTTGCTGGACTTGCTAATTTCAAAGAGATGTTTTTTCATGATCCAGTATTTTGGCCATCTGTAAAGAGAACGTTACTCTATGCTGTGGCTTCCATGGTGGAAATTCCATTTTGTTTGTTGATGGCTATCCTTCTAAATCGGTACGTGAGAAAAGGAAACACTTTAGTTTCTATTTACTTTACGCCGGTTATTTTGTCGGTGGTTATCATCGGGCAGCTCTGGAAAACGATCTATGACCCTGTCTCCATGGGCGGGATGTTGAATGGCGTCCTGATCTCTCTTGGGCTGGATAGCTGGACTCACAATTGGATCACAGAACCTAAAATTGCGATGTTCGCGCTTTATGCAGTATCTCTTTGGCAATATTTTGGCTACCATTTGCTGATTCAATATACCGGTGTTCAGAATATTCCGGATGAGCTGTATGAAGCGGCAAAGATTGATGGGGCTGATGGATTTAAAGCCGATCGATATATTACTTTTCCACTGATTATTCCAATTTTCAAAATATCTATCGTACTTGCCTTTATAGGGTCTTTGCAGGCTTTTGATCTCGTTATGGTCATGACAGCCGGTGGACCCGCTCATGCTACAGATGTTATTTCTACACATATGTACAACAGTTCATTCTTATCCTTTAAATATGGATATGGTAGTGCTATCGCTTCGTTCTTGGTCATACTGTGCCTTGTGTTTACTGCTAGCATTAATACTATCTTTAATAAGCTTGAGAAAAAATTCAGTTAG
- a CDS encoding extracellular solute-binding protein gives MVSKKMKATSTIALSAALVLSMAACGNSNNNESKGATESKGNTATNAPDAGTTKTESGKKVTITFQNIYPDPATPSYKMLHELVDQYEKENPNIHIELDTLNTDQQKVKLKTQAASKEIPDITIVNPAAQMKPFVDAKLFAPLNDMLDQNGLKDTYQSGLLDYYSFDGNVYALPDGNNIEVVYYNKELFEQAGIADTPKTFDELLQDVKTLKAKGITPIAIGEKDSWTGSFLFMNILLRTNGGPGFLQDVLDGKKTFEDPAFVEAVDRFQDLVQAGAFPDGATSIDANAGGNIFKSGKAAMWVIGSWETGAIDASSVAGKAGAFQFPSVNGKGDPNEFMLAPGSAFAISANSEHLQETKDFLNFFTLNLPKKQFELKNAVGIGQKVDGDLKGAGYSDLAINISGLFNQVKGGDLAFDNTMNPATAQVHLSSIQNLFVQKVDSAQVAKEHQTAFEANK, from the coding sequence ATGGTCAGCAAAAAAATGAAGGCAACTTCAACAATTGCGTTATCAGCAGCTTTGGTTTTAAGTATGGCAGCGTGTGGAAATTCAAACAACAACGAGAGTAAAGGCGCTACAGAGTCGAAAGGGAATACAGCTACGAATGCTCCAGATGCCGGAACTACAAAAACCGAAAGCGGTAAGAAGGTCACGATTACTTTTCAAAATATTTACCCGGATCCAGCAACCCCTTCTTATAAGATGCTTCATGAATTAGTTGACCAATATGAAAAAGAAAACCCTAACATTCACATCGAATTGGATACTTTAAATACGGACCAGCAAAAGGTTAAATTGAAAACACAAGCCGCTTCCAAAGAAATTCCTGATATTACGATTGTTAACCCGGCTGCACAAATGAAACCTTTCGTTGATGCAAAGCTGTTTGCTCCTCTGAATGACATGCTGGATCAAAATGGATTGAAAGACACTTATCAATCCGGTCTACTTGATTACTACAGCTTCGATGGTAATGTTTATGCGCTGCCAGATGGTAATAACATCGAGGTAGTCTACTATAATAAAGAACTCTTCGAGCAAGCGGGCATCGCAGACACTCCTAAAACATTCGATGAACTACTTCAAGATGTAAAAACCTTGAAAGCAAAAGGCATTACGCCAATCGCGATCGGTGAAAAAGATTCCTGGACGGGTTCATTCTTGTTCATGAATATCCTGCTTCGCACCAATGGAGGACCTGGTTTCCTTCAAGATGTACTTGATGGCAAAAAAACATTTGAAGATCCTGCTTTCGTAGAAGCTGTAGATCGTTTCCAAGACCTCGTGCAAGCAGGTGCATTCCCAGATGGAGCAACTTCCATCGATGCTAATGCAGGTGGTAATATCTTCAAATCCGGTAAAGCCGCTATGTGGGTTATCGGTTCATGGGAAACAGGTGCAATTGACGCTTCCTCAGTCGCTGGTAAAGCAGGAGCCTTCCAATTCCCAAGCGTTAATGGTAAAGGGGATCCAAATGAATTCATGCTCGCACCAGGTAGCGCCTTTGCGATTTCTGCGAACAGTGAGCATTTACAAGAAACGAAAGATTTCTTGAATTTCTTTACACTGAATCTTCCTAAAAAACAATTTGAACTTAAAAATGCTGTAGGGATTGGTCAAAAAGTGGATGGAGACCTGAAAGGCGCAGGATATTCTGATCTGGCGATCAACATTTCAGGATTGTTCAATCAGGTTAAAGGTGGCGACTTGGCCTTTGACAACACCATGAACCCAGCTACGGCACAAGTCCATCTAAGCAGTATCCAAAATCTTTTTGTTCAAAAAGTGGATTCCGCTCAAGTAGCTAAAGAACATCAAACCGCATTTGAAGCTAATAAATAA
- a CDS encoding Ger(x)C family spore germination protein, whose product MFRQRVLRILLVLMVLFTQPGCWSSKEIEDLSVYTGLALDKGEPNTLEREFEERGGSYQKHNKVTATVQIVPERTIGNSGKDGETPKTHFNNISETGDSLLEVFRQFSIRQNRPIIGHHLKVIVISEDLVQKEKIRRLMDFVLRDNDIRPSCLIFLSQGRASDTLMTTSEEIPSFRLAEMVHNNFRTSKVMKGITLSNLDALMYSKQSFVLQNVVEAHGEVEFSGAGIIKGDTGHWIGNLDQHDVESIAWIKGDIKGGSIKAYDQSNDSITYEIKSVKSKITLNETDDKKISFHVAIESTGRLIEDWDVKEHSSSVGYFKELEKIFEEKLTQHINSLIHKMQSTYKVEVAGFGDWYSIEKPHVWKQIKDHWDEEFTRIPVTFDLKLKITDFGSTSD is encoded by the coding sequence ATGTTTAGGCAGAGAGTTTTACGCATATTATTAGTACTCATGGTTCTGTTTACGCAGCCTGGCTGTTGGAGTAGTAAAGAGATTGAAGACCTTAGTGTTTATACGGGTTTGGCGCTAGACAAGGGAGAACCTAATACGCTCGAACGGGAATTCGAGGAACGTGGAGGAAGCTATCAAAAGCATAATAAAGTTACGGCAACCGTACAAATTGTGCCTGAAAGAACAATCGGGAACTCCGGCAAAGATGGCGAAACACCGAAAACCCATTTTAACAATATTTCAGAGACAGGAGATTCTCTGCTTGAAGTATTCCGGCAGTTCTCCATTCGCCAGAACCGTCCAATTATAGGCCACCATCTCAAGGTTATAGTCATATCAGAGGATCTAGTGCAAAAGGAGAAGATCAGACGGTTGATGGACTTTGTACTGCGAGATAACGATATCCGTCCCAGCTGTCTCATATTTCTTAGTCAAGGTCGCGCGTCCGATACGCTTATGACGACCTCGGAGGAGATTCCTTCCTTTCGACTGGCAGAGATGGTCCATAACAACTTCAGAACCAGTAAAGTTATGAAGGGCATAACGTTGTCGAATCTAGATGCGCTGATGTACTCCAAGCAAAGCTTTGTGTTGCAGAACGTTGTGGAGGCACACGGTGAGGTCGAATTTTCCGGAGCCGGTATTATCAAGGGAGATACAGGACATTGGATCGGCAATCTTGACCAACATGATGTGGAGAGTATTGCCTGGATCAAGGGAGATATAAAAGGCGGGAGCATCAAAGCATATGATCAGTCGAATGACTCGATTACTTATGAGATTAAATCCGTTAAGAGCAAGATTACACTGAATGAAACCGATGATAAGAAGATATCGTTTCATGTTGCAATTGAGTCCACTGGACGACTAATAGAGGATTGGGATGTGAAAGAGCATTCCTCGAGTGTTGGTTACTTCAAAGAACTAGAGAAGATATTCGAAGAGAAATTAACCCAACATATCAATAGTCTTATCCATAAGATGCAGTCCACTTACAAGGTGGAGGTAGCAGGATTCGGTGATTGGTACAGCATTGAAAAGCCGCATGTCTGGAAACAGATTAAGGATCATTGGGACGAGGAATTTACTCGGATTCCAGTGACCTTTGATTTAAAGCTTAAGATTACCGATTTTGGTTCAACATCTGATTGA
- a CDS encoding GerAB/ArcD/ProY family transporter, which yields MFKRTDDKITTSQATIVLTNSMLGAGILTLPRDIVQGVKTPDAWVSVVLGGIAVLIVILVMVKLSQQFPGKTVFQYSKKIVGNLPGGVLSSLLILYFIVIAGFEIRVLAEVTLFFLLEGTPIWAIVMPFIWVGTYLVYGGINSIARVFQIVFPISIFILIICFILSTRIFDIQHLRPFMSEGLMPVIHGMKSSILIFTGCEVVMTMTAFMEQPQEAVKGMVVGFCIPLVLYLVTVVMVIGGLSINSVITSTWPTIDLVRSFEISGFFFERFEFPLLVIWLMQMFCNFCSFFFNAALGISQVFNLKIHPVIFALMPVIFICTMIPQRINDVFSLGDSIGYMGVLIFMLLPLLLSIVLLIRKKGLKQNV from the coding sequence GTGTTCAAACGTACGGATGACAAGATCACAACCTCGCAGGCTACCATAGTACTGACGAATTCAATGCTAGGAGCTGGAATTCTGACCTTGCCCAGAGATATTGTCCAAGGTGTGAAGACTCCAGATGCCTGGGTTTCTGTGGTGCTAGGTGGGATCGCTGTGCTTATAGTGATACTGGTTATGGTGAAACTTAGCCAGCAATTTCCGGGTAAAACTGTCTTTCAGTATTCTAAAAAAATTGTTGGGAATCTTCCAGGTGGTGTACTGAGTTCACTGTTGATTCTGTACTTTATTGTGATTGCGGGATTCGAAATCCGTGTACTGGCGGAAGTAACATTGTTCTTTCTTCTGGAAGGGACACCAATTTGGGCGATTGTGATGCCGTTCATCTGGGTTGGTACTTATTTGGTGTATGGTGGGATTAATTCCATTGCCCGTGTGTTTCAGATTGTGTTTCCGATCAGTATTTTTATCCTGATCATTTGTTTTATCTTAAGCACCAGGATTTTTGATATCCAGCATTTGCGTCCTTTTATGAGTGAAGGTCTGATGCCAGTCATCCATGGCATGAAGTCGAGTATCCTCATCTTTACTGGTTGTGAAGTTGTAATGACAATGACAGCTTTTATGGAGCAACCGCAGGAAGCAGTCAAGGGGATGGTGGTCGGATTCTGCATCCCGCTGGTACTATATCTGGTTACTGTTGTGATGGTTATTGGCGGTCTGTCCATCAATTCTGTAATCACCAGTACCTGGCCAACGATAGATTTGGTACGGAGCTTTGAAATTTCAGGTTTCTTTTTTGAACGATTTGAATTTCCGCTGCTAGTCATCTGGCTGATGCAGATGTTCTGTAATTTTTGCAGCTTTTTCTTTAATGCGGCGCTTGGAATCTCGCAAGTGTTCAATCTGAAGATCCATCCGGTAATTTTCGCCTTAATGCCCGTAATCTTCATCTGCACGATGATCCCTCAACGCATCAATGATGTCTTCAGTCTTGGTGATTCGATTGGCTATATGGGTGTGCTGATTTTTATGTTGTTGCCACTGTTATTGTCGATTGTATTACTTATCAGGAAGAAAGGACTCAAGCAGAATGTTTAG